A single Aspergillus puulaauensis MK2 DNA, chromosome 7, nearly complete sequence DNA region contains:
- a CDS encoding KH domain-containing protein (COG:A;~EggNog:ENOG410PIMI;~InterPro:IPR004087,IPR004088,IPR031121,IPR036612;~PFAM:PF00013;~go_component: GO:0005634 - nucleus [Evidence IEA];~go_function: GO:0003676 - nucleic acid binding [Evidence IEA];~go_function: GO:0003723 - RNA binding [Evidence IEA]): MTDEERRPKRSRFDQTTPEPRRQSRFDRRSRSPSSRQSEATRTRSPLSREPRSPGASNKADPVAAAAAAAAKINAQLQAKKGIQHVDVPPIRATSSPSQPATPSGGDAKLNAEIYVADGDYIRDIEINDLRNRYTLTKGSTQKMIKDETGADVTTRGNYYPDKSMATAANPPLFLHVTSTSKDGLEKAVELIDDLMKKELPNLVDERRFRRREPEQVERDEFGRRKWPEEKILVALEPIPGFNLRAQVVGQGGAYVKHIQQKTRCKVQIKGRGSGFMEPSTGRESDDPMYLHVAGPDPNEVQNAKELCEDLLANVREQYQKFKENPPQHNYGGYGQRGERHNNYGGGYGGGYGAQSQQSPPASASPSAQGTPGATNAVDYSAQYAQYYGADPYAAYGGYQNYVAYYQYYQQAAQQQQQQQQQSQSPAPPPPPASEAPPPPPPGSGSPPPPPPGGSYSAVPPPPGL; this comes from the exons ATGACTGACGAAGAGCGCCGTCCTAAACGTTCTCGTTTCGACCAAACCACTCCGGAGCCTCGGCGCCAGTCGCGGTTCGACCGTCGTTCTCGGTCCCCTTCTTCGCGACAGTCGGAAGCCACTCGAACCCGCAGCCCACTCAGTCGCGAACCCCGGAGTCCTGGTGCAAGCAATAAAGCGGACCCTGTCGCCGCAGCCG ctgctgccgccgccaaaatCAATGCCCAGTTGCAAGCTAAGAAAGGAATCCAACATGTTGATGTTCCTCCGATTCGCGCC acatccagcccatcccaACCAGCTACCCCATCCGGCGGTGATGCGAAGTTGAATGCAGAGATCTACGTTGCGGACGGTGATTATATCAGGGACATAGAGATCAATGATTTGCGAAATCGGTATACACTGACAAAAGGATCCACACAAAAGATG ATTAAAGATGAAACTGGCGCCG ATGTCACCACCCGAGGAAACTATTATCCCGACAAAAGCATGGCCACTGCAGCG AACCCTCCGTTGTTCCTTCATGTCACGAGCACATCCAAAGATGGCCTTGAAAAGGCCGTTGAACTGATTGATGATCTCATGAAGAAGGAGCTACCTAACTTAGTGGACGAACGACGGTTCCGCCGCCGGGAACCGGAACAGGTTGAGCGAGATGAATTTGGTCGT CGTAAATGGCCGGAAGAGAAAATCCTCGTTGCTCTGGAACCAATTCCCGGGTTCAACCTTCGTGCGCAAGTAGTTGGACAGGGTGGTGCCTACGTGAAGCACATTCAGCAGAAAACAAGATGCAAGGTTCAAATCAAAGGCCGCGGATCTGGCTTCATGGAGCCTAGCACTGGCCGGGAAAGTGACGATCCGATGTACTTACATGTGGC GGGCCCCGATCCGAACGAAGTCCAAAACGCAAAGGAGCTATGCGAGGACTTGCTGGCCAATGTTCGGGAACAGTACCAGAAGTTCAAGGAGAACCCACCCCAGCACAACTACGGCGGCTACGGCCAGCGCGGGGAGCGCCACAACAATTACGGCGGTGGCTACGGCGGTGGTTACGGGGCTCAGAGCCAGCAATCGCCCCCTGCGTCGGCTAGCCCATCGGCGCAAGGAACTCCGGGAGCGACAAATGCTGTCGACTACAGTGCGCAATACGCTCAATACTATGGAGCTGATCCGTACGCAGCATATGGTGGTTACCAGAACTACGTCGCCTACTACCAGTATTACCAGCAAGCTgcacaacaacagcagcagcagcaacaacagtcTCAgagcccagctcctccacctcccccAGCATCTGAGgccccccctcccccgccaccGGGGTCAGGATCTCCCCCACCGCCCCCTCCCGGTGGCAGCTACAGCGCT gtcccaccaccaccaggactCTAA
- a CDS encoding putative RecQ family helicase RecQ (COG:L;~EggNog:ENOG410PI3R;~InterPro:IPR004589,IPR027417,IPR001650,IPR032284, IPR014001,IPR011545;~PFAM:PF16124,PF00271,PF00270;~go_function: GO:0003676 - nucleic acid binding [Evidence IEA];~go_function: GO:0004386 - helicase activity [Evidence IEA];~go_function: GO:0005524 - ATP binding [Evidence IEA];~go_process: GO:0006310 - DNA recombination [Evidence IEA]): MFNNGLRRRKVDLDFYLHRVFRKKSFRPLQREVVTAAVEGHDVFVQASTSFGKSLCFQLPAMTTHGVTVVVSPLLSLMTDQVNALQGLGIPVATINSTISHVERRVILDDLLSGHPRLRLLYVTPELCQTDTFRRTLRTVHRQRELVRIAIDEAHCISEWGHDFRPAYKDLAWFRSSLTDPSVPISALTATATPQVRTDIINILGLDPTRLKIFSTPSARPNIHYEIRFMEDFAPDPTEPELFQVYDLVSWLRSIQGRREARLGADAAPKLPPISGIVYVSTRMAAEKLAEALGESDERIRAVAYHAGLAAAERTKVQNEWIAPQQQLQQQANSDPNGPKPKPLAFYIIVATTAFGMGIDNPEVRFVVHWSPPRTFESFVQESGRAGRDGRAATSMVYYNPQERERILERLRRDIQNVNNRSGGRNAGLNKGNKLSLLRNLYARKQSFEKVINYCETTTRCRHELIREFFGDTELEKMASQVPGNSNDIASGDDGNHAAGEEGSTQRPFSTCDYACDFCKEGPKGLAERKAKMAPEEGLVDYFSLFEGIFPLDRMFPELVRSAHCDCE, encoded by the exons ATGTTCAACAACGGTTTACGCCGTCGAAAGGTGGACTTGGACTTCTACCTACACCGGGTATTCCGAAAAAAGTCATTCCG TCCCCTTCAACGAGAGGTGGTCACGGCCGCCGTTGAAGGCCATGATGTCTTTGTTCAGGCGTCTACTTCATTTGGGAAGAGCCTGTGTTTTCAATTACCTGCCATGACCACCCACGGAG TGACCGTTGTTGTGTCTCCTCTTCTATCGTTGATG ACCGATCAAGTAAACGCACTTCAGGGATTAGGTATCCCGGTGGCGACTATCAACTCAACGATCTCACATGTAGAAAGACGAGTAATCCTGGATGACCTGCTCTCTGGACACCCAAGGCTTCGGCTTCTCTATGTAACACCGGAACTTTGCCAGACCGACACATTCCGGCGAACCCTTCGAACCGTTCACAGGCAGCGGGAGTTGGTCCGCATCGCCATCGACGAAGCTCACTGCATAAGCGAATGGGGACATGACTTCCGTCCCGCATATAAGGACCTTGCTTGGTTCAGAAGCTCTCTAACGGACCCGTCAGTGCCTATCAGCGCTTTAACAGCAACTGCCACTCCACAGGTCCGGACGGACATTATCAACATACTCGGGCTAGATCCGACCCGACTGAAAATCTTCAGTACACCTTCGGCGCGACCCAACATCCATTACGAAATTCGGTTCATGGAAGATTTTGCACCGGATCCCACAGAGCCCGAGCTTTTCCAAGTCTACGATCTTGTCTCATGGCTTCGCTCCATCCAAGGCCGACGCGAAGCGCGATTGGGCGCTGATGCAGCGCCTAAACTACCCCCAATATCTGGCATAGTCTACGTTTCCACCCGAATGGCCGCTGAAAAGCTGGCAGAAGCACTAGGTGAATCCGATGAGCGTATCCGTGCAGTTGCATATCATGCTGGACTCGCCGCAGCCGAAAGAACCAAAGTCCAAAACGAATGGATAGCGCCTCAACAGCAACTACAACAGCAAGCAAACTCTGACCCTAATGGGCCTAAACCAAAGCCCCTAGCGTTTTACATAATCGTCGCAACCACCGCTTTCGGAATGGGCATCGACAATCCCGAAGTCCGCTTTGTCGTCCACTGGAGCCCCCCGCGAACATTTGAGAGTTTCGTCCAGGAATCCGGCCGTGCCGGGCGCGATGGCCGAGCCGCAACATCAATGGTTTATTATAACCCTCAAGAGCGAGAACGAATTCTCGAGCGTCTCCGTCGGGACATCCAGAATGTAAACAACCGCTCAGGTGGCCGGAACGCAGGCCTGAACAAGGGAAACAAACTCTCCCTTCTACGAAACTTATATGCCCGCAAACAAAGCTTCGAGAAAGTAATTAACTATTGTGAGACCACGACCCGGTGCAGGCATGAGTTGATTAGGGAATTCTTTGGGGATACAGAATTAGAGAAGATGGCTTCTCAAGTTCCAGGCAACTCTAATGATATTGCCTCTGGGGACGATGGCAATCACGCGGCTGGTGAAGAGGGTTCCACGCAGAGGCCGTTTTCAACTTGTGATTATGCTTGTGACTTCTGCAAGGAGGGCCCAAAGGGACTAGCAGAGCGCAAGGCGAAAATGGCCCCGGAGGAGGGACTGGTTGATTATTTTAGCCTTTTTGAGGGGATATTTCCGCTGGACCGGATGTTCCCCGAGCTCGTACGCAGCGCTCATTGTGATTGTGAGTAA
- the ILV6 gene encoding acetolactate synthase regulatory subunit (BUSCO:EOG09263MGE;~COG:E;~EggNog:ENOG410PH1Y;~InterPro:IPR039557,IPR004789,IPR019455,IPR002912, IPR027271;~PFAM:PF01842,PF10369,PF13710;~go_function: GO:1990610 - acetolactate synthase regulator activity [Evidence IEA];~go_process: GO:0009082 - branched-chain amino acid biosynthetic process [Evidence IEA]): MAFRHPQMLSKTASMPFLSVASRTSRLATSLPRSTFSTSRASSSSTSALAYKALHRRSPLTLPVADISPQWDAPTAVSSILYETPSRPTNPPKRHILNCLVQNEPGVLSRVSGILAARGFNIDSLVVCNTEVEDLSRMTIVLQGQDGVVEQARRQLDDLVPVWAVLDYTDSALVQRELLLAKVSVLGPEFFEELLQHHREITTPVDSMEGHKEKSNDGKTSHAEEYHPRNLPSSQALRHKHEHLDAITRLTHQFGGKVLDISTNNCIVELSAKPNRIDSFMKLISPFGILESTRTGLMALPRSPLFEANDEMEKDAADVVDASTLPPG, encoded by the exons ATGGCTTTCCGGCACCCTCAGATGCTGTCAAAGACGGCATCAATGCCTTTCCTTTCAGTGGCTAGCCGCACTTCTCGACTGGCGACCTCTCTGCCCCGATCAACCTTCAGCACTTCCAGGGCCTCGTCCAGCTCAACGTCCGCATTGGCCTACAAGGCTCTGCACCGTCGTTCCCCTCTCACCCTCCCTGTAGCGGATATCTCTCCGCAATGGGACGCACCTACAGCTGTCTCGTCAATTCTCTATGAGACTCCCTCTCGACCAACCAACCCGCCCAAGCGTCATATTCTGAACTGTCTGGTACAGAACGAGCCCGGTGTGCTCTCCCGTGTCTCTGGAATTCTGGCTGCTCGTGGCTTCAACATTGACAGTCTTGTTGTCTGTAACACCGAGGTGGAGGACTTGTCTCGCATGACTATTGTGCTGCAGGGTCAGGATGGTGTTGTCGAACAGGCTCGTCGCCAGCTAGATGACCTCGTCCCCGTCTGGGCTGTCCTTGATTACACGGATTCTGCCCTCGTGCAGCGTGAACTACTCCTGGCCAAGGTCAGCGTCTTGGGTCCCGAGTTCTTCGAGGAGTTACTTCAGCATCACCGCGAAATTACCACCCCCGTCGACTCCATGGAAGGACACAAGGAGAAGAGCAACGATGGCAAGACCTCCCACGCCGAGGAATATCACCCCCGCAACCTTCCTAGCAGTCAGGCCCTCCGACACAAGCATGAGCACCTGGATGCGATTACACGATTGACTCACCAATTCGGCGGCAAGGTGTTGGATATCAGCACTAACAACTGCATTGTTGAACT TTCTGCTAAGCCCAACCGTATTGACTCCTTCATGAAGCTCATTTCGCCCTTCGGTATCCTCGAGTCCACTCGTACCGGTCTCATGGCTCTGCCCCGGTCTCCTCTTTTCGAGGCCAacgacgagatggagaaggatgCCGCCGACGTTGTCGACGCCAgcactcttcctcctggtTAA